A window from Lepus europaeus isolate LE1 chromosome 20, mLepTim1.pri, whole genome shotgun sequence encodes these proteins:
- the LOC133749315 gene encoding epoxide hydrolase 3-like has product MGLVATSGTPPLSNHNCAGAARRARWTNWTAARGRGLWTRPQPLTHRPLLSFRFRARLPRHIRFRPRLRPVSLARLQTGSPPLSRPVFTWHRGERVPGGTEQLGAKGGARGGPDPASPSPPPAAPDDGPQRGDMPELVVTALLAPSRLSLKLLRAFLWSLVFSAALAAAAVYGCVALAHVLCRPRRGCCGRPRRAAPACLHDPALGEHCVLTLRVSAAGRSSGLRLHYVSAGQGNGPLMLFLHGFPENWFSWRYQLREFQSRFHVVAVDLRGYGPSDAPKDVDCYTMDLLVADIQDVIQGLGYSRCILVAHDWGALLAWNLSIYFPSLIERMVVVSAAPMSVYQDYSMRHIGQFFRSNYVFLFQLPWLPEKLLSMSDFQILKSTLTHHKTGIPRLTPAELEAFLYEFSQPGGLTGPINYYRNLFRNFPLEPQELAMPTLLLWGEKDPYFELGLVGAISSRFVPGRLETHVLRGAGHWIPQSHPQEMHQYMWAFLQDLLDQ; this is encoded by the exons ATGGGC CTGGTCGCCACCAGCGGAACCCCGCCGCTGTCCAATCACAACTGCGCAGGGGCGGCCCGCCGGGCTCGCTGGACCAACTGGACGGCGGCGCGGGGCCGAGGCCTCTGGACCCGCC CCCAGCCGCTCACCCATCGCCCGCTCCTCTCCTTCCGCTTCCGGGCCCGCCTGCCCCGCCATATTAGGTTCCGGCCCCGCCTCCGCCCCGTCTCATTGGCTCGGCTCCAG ACCGGTTCCCCGCCGCTGTCGCGCCCAGTCTTCACCTGGCACCGGGGCGAGCGCGTC CCCGGCGGCACGGAGCAGCTCGGGGCCAAAGGCGGTGCGCGCGGCGGCCCGGATCCCGCGTCGCCGTcaccgccgcccgccgcccccgaCGACGGCCCGCAGCGCGGCGACATGCCCGAGCTGGTGGTGACGGCGCTGCTGGCGCCGTCGCGCCTCTCGCTCAAGCTGCTGCGCGCCTTCCTGTGGAGCCTCGTGTTCTCGGCCGCgctggccgccgccgccgtctACGGCTGCGTGGCGCTGGCGCACGTGctgtgccggccgcggcgcggCTGCTGCGGGCGCCCCCGGCGCGCCGCCCCCGCCTGCCTGCACGACCCGGCGCTGGGCGAGCACTGCGTGCTGACCCTCAGGGTGAGCGCGGCCGGGCGC AGCTCCGGGCTGCGCCTGCACTACGTCTCGGCCGGCCAGGGCAACGGGCCGCTGATGCTATTCCTGCACGGCTTCCCCGAGAACTG GTTTTCCTGGCGCTACCAGCTCCGGGAGTTCCAGAGCCGCTTCCACGTCGTGGCTGTGGACCTGCGTGGGTACGGGCCCTCGGACGCGCCCAAGGATGTGGATTGCTACACCATGGATCTGCTGGTGGCCGACATCCAAGATGTCATCCAGGGCCTGG GTTATTCCAGATGCATCCTCGTGGCCCACGACTGGGGCGCCCTCCTGGCCTGGAATCTCTCCATCTACTTCCCATCCCTGATCGAAAGGATGGTGGTGGTCAGCGCCGCCCCCATGTCCGTGTACCAAG ACTACTCCATGCGCCACATCGGCCAATTCTTCCGATCCAATTACGTCTTCCTGTTCCAGCTGCCCTGGCTGCCGGAGAAGTTGCTCTCCATGTCTGATTTCCAG ATCTTGAAAAGCACCCTTACCCACCACAAGACGGGCATCCCCCGCCTGACGCCCGCTGAGCTTGAGGCCTTCTTGTATGAGTTCTCGCAGCCCGGTGGGCTCACGGGACCCATCAACTACTACCGCAACCTCTTCAG GAACTTCCCCCTGGAGCCCCAGGAGCTGGCCATGCCCACCCTGCTGCTGTGGGGGGAGAAGGACCCTTACTTTGAGCTGGGGCTGGTGGGAGCCATCAGCAGCCGCTTTGTGCCGGGGCGGCTGGAGACACACGTGCTGCGCGGCGCGGGACACTGGATCCCGCAGAGCCACCCCCAGGAGATGCACCAGTACATGTGGGCCTTCTTACAAGACCTGCTGGACCAGTAG